Proteins encoded by one window of Vibrio panuliri:
- a CDS encoding SDR family oxidoreductase, whose protein sequence is MKIDNAVVLVTSAGSRVGSTLAAHFSSLGALVILCDSDKRLLDETFQRCRNINSNVHQFALADDSIGSIKQLFQAIDHAIGQSPDILINTFTTKAIPNIFAHGAYDTFALNLSSMASTLFGFGQASAERMCKENKEGVIINVIGYTNYEDMAGLDNASSFVSGFTQSWAKELTPFNIRVGGVVPCGEANGQNWAEVQDEVIRNTEYIISNDYFSGRVMAA, encoded by the coding sequence ATGAAAATAGACAATGCAGTAGTATTAGTTACCTCTGCGGGTTCTAGAGTTGGCAGTACATTAGCCGCTCACTTTTCATCTTTGGGCGCGCTGGTGATTCTGTGTGACAGCGACAAACGCCTGCTCGATGAAACCTTCCAGCGTTGCCGTAACATCAATAGCAATGTTCATCAGTTTGCACTTGCTGATGACTCGATAGGCTCAATCAAGCAACTCTTTCAAGCCATTGATCATGCTATCGGGCAGTCACCAGATATATTAATTAATACGTTCACCACCAAAGCTATTCCAAATATTTTTGCTCATGGAGCTTATGATACTTTCGCTCTCAACCTTTCTTCGATGGCAAGTACCCTATTTGGTTTTGGTCAAGCTTCGGCTGAGCGGATGTGTAAAGAGAACAAAGAGGGAGTGATCATCAACGTCATCGGCTACACCAACTATGAAGATATGGCAGGGTTGGATAATGCCTCATCGTTTGTTTCGGGATTTACCCAAAGCTGGGCCAAAGAGCTTACCCCGTTTAATATTCGAGTGGGGGGCGTCGTGCCATGTGGCGAAGCCAATGGTCAAAATTGGGCAGAAGTACAAGATGAAGTCATTCGAAATACCGAATATATTATTTCGAACGACTACTTTAGCGGTCGGGTAATGGCTGCATAA
- a CDS encoding low molecular weight protein-tyrosine-phosphatase — protein MKKILVVCMGNICRSPTGEAVLRAKAQQLGVEVEIDSAGTIGFHQGNLPDERARQAGERRGYSFEGTRSRQVEQRDFSYFDLILAADKDNLHDLKAICPPQYANKLKLYLSFGNAGQQEIPDPYYGGEQGFELVLDLLEDAAEAVLRQR, from the coding sequence ATGAAAAAAATATTGGTCGTGTGTATGGGAAATATCTGCCGTTCACCAACTGGTGAGGCGGTGCTGCGTGCAAAAGCTCAACAACTGGGAGTGGAGGTTGAAATCGATTCTGCTGGCACGATTGGTTTTCATCAAGGCAATCTGCCTGATGAGCGGGCTCGTCAAGCTGGGGAGCGTCGAGGGTACTCGTTTGAGGGAACTCGCTCTCGTCAGGTAGAGCAACGAGATTTTAGCTACTTTGATTTGATTTTGGCGGCAGATAAGGACAATCTGCATGATTTGAAAGCGATTTGTCCGCCTCAATATGCCAATAAGCTTAAGCTTTACCTTAGTTTTGGTAACGCGGGACAACAAGAGATCCCTGACCCCTATTATGGTGGTGAACAAGGCTTTGAATTGGTGTTAGATTTGCTTGAAGATGCAGCAGAAGCAGTTTTACGCCAGCGTTAA
- the cobO gene encoding cob(I)yrinic acid a,c-diamide adenosyltransferase has translation MRTDDDKQQRHKARQEKVKQQVDAKIAAATEVKGLLLIITGNGKGKSTSGFGTVARAVGHGLKCSVAQFIKGTWDNGERNLLEKLGVEFQVMATGFTWETQNKQSDTEAAQLVWQECKRMLQDESIDVVLFDELTYMVNYGYVELDEVVEALNKRPKMQSVIITGRAAHRTLIEMADTVSEVKNVKHAFESGVKALKGVDW, from the coding sequence ATGCGAACTGATGATGACAAACAACAACGCCATAAAGCGCGCCAAGAAAAAGTAAAGCAACAAGTTGATGCTAAAATCGCTGCGGCAACTGAAGTCAAAGGTTTGCTACTGATTATCACGGGGAATGGAAAAGGTAAATCTACCTCAGGTTTTGGCACCGTTGCCCGTGCTGTGGGGCATGGACTAAAATGCTCTGTTGCCCAATTCATAAAAGGAACTTGGGACAACGGCGAGCGTAACTTGCTGGAAAAACTTGGGGTCGAGTTTCAAGTCATGGCGACTGGCTTTACGTGGGAAACACAGAATAAGCAATCCGATACGGAGGCGGCTCAGTTAGTCTGGCAAGAATGCAAACGGATGTTACAAGACGAATCGATTGATGTGGTGCTATTCGATGAACTCACCTATATGGTCAACTACGGTTATGTTGAACTTGACGAGGTCGTTGAGGCTCTAAACAAACGTCCAAAGATGCAGTCGGTAATTATTACAGGGCGAGCGGCACATCGAACTCTAATTGAAATGGCTGACACCGTCTCTGAGGTTAAAAACGTCAAGCACGCTTTCGAGTCTGGTGTAAAAGCACTCAAAGGCGTCGACTGGTAA
- a CDS encoding DUF6929 family protein, translated as MQRSILTLCISALFSGVVSAQAFTLEFSNRTTIQDFPSASGVVVEQSKIYAVGDDSPWFHQLNPDFSIADKALINDYPVGDNGRIIKKVKPDFEALDVVSVHDQPAFVMLGSGSKLDVREWAIVISKDRETKIERSLKPLYKTLRQAAGYSADQEINIEGLASSEDAAFIINRGNGGSNVIFEIDLDDFQDYLEGDDELLQDVKAYHVNLPVVEGFEAGLSGAEYWKDTKSLVVTASIEATGDAYNDGEILGSFVGVVPLNDLSTSRTIDLTDNLVSLMENNQRVITKVESVAFTSEDSQKVSGVLASDNDDGTSEFFNFTLSK; from the coding sequence ATGCAGCGTTCTATCTTAACACTATGCATCAGTGCACTATTCTCCGGTGTCGTTTCGGCACAAGCTTTTACTCTCGAATTTTCTAATCGCACTACTATCCAAGATTTCCCATCCGCATCGGGCGTTGTCGTCGAACAAAGCAAAATCTATGCAGTCGGCGACGACTCACCATGGTTCCATCAGTTAAACCCCGACTTCTCTATCGCAGACAAAGCGCTGATTAATGATTACCCCGTGGGTGATAACGGACGCATCATTAAAAAAGTAAAACCAGACTTTGAAGCCCTTGACGTCGTTTCCGTTCATGACCAGCCTGCTTTTGTGATGCTTGGCTCAGGGAGTAAGTTAGACGTGCGAGAGTGGGCAATTGTCATCAGCAAAGATCGTGAAACCAAAATTGAACGTTCTCTAAAGCCGTTATACAAAACATTACGTCAAGCCGCTGGCTATAGCGCTGACCAAGAGATCAATATCGAAGGGCTCGCATCATCAGAAGATGCCGCGTTTATCATTAACCGCGGAAATGGAGGATCAAACGTCATTTTCGAAATTGACCTTGATGACTTCCAAGATTACCTCGAAGGTGATGATGAACTTCTCCAAGATGTCAAAGCGTACCACGTCAACCTCCCTGTGGTTGAAGGCTTTGAAGCCGGTTTATCTGGAGCAGAGTATTGGAAAGACACAAAAAGTTTAGTCGTCACCGCTTCTATCGAAGCGACAGGGGATGCCTACAATGATGGCGAGATTTTGGGTAGTTTTGTTGGCGTTGTTCCACTTAACGATCTTTCAACCAGCCGCACTATCGACCTGACCGATAACCTTGTCTCTCTAATGGAAAACAACCAACGCGTCATCACCAAAGTCGAGTCGGTTGCCTTTACTAGCGAAGACAGTCAAAAAGTCAGTGGTGTGCTCGCCAGTGACAATGACGATGGCACGAGTGAGTTCTTTAACTTTACCTTAAGTAAGTAG
- a CDS encoding AsmA family protein — translation MKKIALIFAIPVVAIVALVLALVLLVNPNQFKPLIVEQAKQHTGLDLVIEGDIDWQFFPSIGFTLGKTELKNPQGFKQPNLFKVEQVGIDVSVTPLFSQQLEIGNVTLDGAEFYIETRKDGVKNLDALTQQPATDAQATEETPAEAGTEPATTEASPWTISLAGVSITNALLDIQDDKAGTHTKLYDVSLTLTEFALDAWSKADFAMKGETNQQKFAAQGTAELKLMTGFTQYELKNLSFDASYSDASNKIESASIQLDTFAFDQANNLKYAVKGTAADLALDLNGGAQLTVDKAISKVTMKQLGLEATFEGATLPQSPMKVAMSSDLSFDLNKNHLSFVLDKLTANALQFDGKLDVTLADVPKVVFNLHSPDIDVDAFLGLDKGAESNASSEDGSQGGASNSTASSSAQKEQEPDLSALRALDVTGAITIDKFKAGNAKMQNVAAKFSVNRGLVKLTSFSSNLYDGSIKATATLDARKSLATYSAKKQIKGVKVLPLLIDVAQNDKLEGTGNIDIDVTGKGLAPTTMKQNLAGTIKINFADGAVNGINVAQLIRENYAKFKGESLEGQDQAKKTDFSAMTATLKLSKGIVTTDNLHAQSPLLRVRGQGSANYINETADFTISTSIVGSLEGQGGKDIDELKDITIPVNISGKWSEPKFKLVFDDVLKQKAEKEINRGLEKLDEKLGEKIKDEKTKEAVNNLIKGLFN, via the coding sequence ATGAAGAAAATCGCGTTAATTTTCGCAATTCCTGTCGTCGCCATCGTGGCCTTAGTGTTGGCGTTGGTGTTACTGGTTAATCCTAACCAATTCAAACCTCTGATCGTTGAACAAGCGAAGCAACACACGGGCTTAGACCTAGTCATTGAAGGCGATATTGATTGGCAGTTCTTCCCATCGATCGGCTTTACTCTAGGTAAAACCGAGCTGAAAAACCCACAAGGGTTTAAGCAACCTAATTTGTTTAAAGTAGAGCAAGTTGGCATTGATGTATCAGTGACGCCACTTTTTAGCCAGCAGTTAGAGATCGGCAATGTCACTTTGGATGGTGCTGAGTTTTACATTGAAACTCGTAAAGATGGTGTGAAAAACCTAGATGCTTTGACGCAGCAGCCAGCGACAGATGCGCAAGCTACTGAAGAAACGCCAGCAGAGGCGGGCACAGAGCCTGCGACAACAGAGGCTTCTCCTTGGACAATCTCACTGGCGGGTGTGTCTATCACCAACGCGCTGCTAGATATCCAAGATGACAAGGCAGGCACACATACCAAGCTTTATGATGTTTCGTTGACGCTCACGGAATTTGCGCTTGATGCATGGAGCAAAGCCGATTTTGCGATGAAAGGGGAAACCAATCAGCAAAAATTTGCCGCCCAAGGCACAGCAGAACTGAAACTAATGACCGGTTTCACTCAATATGAGCTGAAAAACCTTAGCTTTGATGCCAGTTACAGTGATGCGAGCAACAAGATTGAGTCGGCATCTATTCAACTGGATACATTTGCTTTCGACCAAGCGAACAATCTTAAGTATGCAGTCAAAGGGACGGCAGCAGATTTAGCGCTTGATTTAAACGGCGGCGCACAGTTGACGGTTGATAAAGCAATCAGCAAAGTCACTATGAAGCAGTTAGGGCTAGAGGCGACTTTTGAAGGTGCCACGTTGCCACAATCGCCAATGAAAGTCGCGATGTCTTCAGACTTGTCATTTGATTTAAACAAAAATCATCTTAGTTTCGTTCTTGATAAGTTGACTGCGAACGCGCTGCAGTTTGATGGCAAACTGGACGTTACACTGGCAGATGTTCCTAAGGTTGTCTTTAATCTCCACAGTCCAGACATTGATGTGGATGCATTTTTAGGACTTGATAAGGGGGCTGAAAGCAACGCCTCGTCTGAGGACGGTAGTCAAGGTGGTGCGAGCAACTCAACCGCTTCTTCTTCCGCGCAGAAAGAGCAGGAACCTGACTTGTCAGCATTAAGAGCACTAGATGTGACAGGCGCAATTACCATTGATAAGTTCAAAGCTGGCAATGCCAAAATGCAAAACGTGGCGGCCAAGTTTAGTGTTAACCGTGGTCTCGTTAAGTTAACGTCATTTAGCTCTAATTTGTACGATGGTTCGATCAAAGCGACAGCAACTCTTGATGCTCGTAAATCACTAGCCACCTATAGTGCCAAGAAGCAAATCAAAGGTGTTAAGGTGCTTCCGCTGCTGATTGACGTTGCACAAAATGACAAGCTGGAAGGAACGGGCAATATTGATATCGACGTGACGGGTAAAGGTCTCGCACCGACAACCATGAAGCAAAATCTAGCAGGTACGATCAAGATTAACTTTGCTGATGGGGCGGTAAACGGTATTAACGTTGCGCAGTTGATTCGTGAAAACTACGCGAAATTCAAAGGTGAGTCTTTAGAAGGGCAAGACCAAGCGAAAAAGACAGACTTTAGTGCCATGACAGCGACGCTAAAACTGAGCAAAGGTATTGTGACTACTGACAACTTACACGCCCAGTCTCCATTGTTGCGTGTCCGTGGGCAGGGTAGTGCCAACTACATCAATGAGACGGCAGATTTTACTATCAGCACTTCGATTGTGGGCTCACTTGAAGGGCAAGGTGGTAAGGATATCGATGAGCTCAAAGATATTACTATCCCGGTGAATATTTCCGGAAAATGGTCTGAGCCGAAGTTTAAGCTAGTGTTTGATGATGTGCTTAAGCAAAAAGCGGAGAAAGAGATTAACCGTGGGCTTGAGAAGCTAGATGAAAAGCTCGGCGAAAAAATCAAAGACGAAAAAACCAAAGAGGCGGTGAACAACTTAATCAAAGGTTTGTTTAATTAA
- the udk gene encoding uridine kinase, translating to MSDNNQCVIVGIAGASASGKSLIASTIYNELREKVGDHQIGVITEDCYYNDQTHLSMEERVKTNYDHPSALDHDLLCDHLETLIKGEAVEVPEYSYSEHTRTDNTTTMTPKKVIILEGILLLTDPRLRKLCHATVFMDTPLDICLLRRVKRDVEERGRTMESVLKQYQETVRPMFMQFIEPSKQYADIIVPRGGKNRIAIDVLKAHIAKLLKSGQ from the coding sequence ATGTCTGATAATAATCAATGTGTAATCGTCGGTATTGCTGGCGCTTCAGCTTCAGGTAAAAGCTTAATCGCAAGCACTATTTATAATGAACTTCGCGAGAAGGTAGGCGATCACCAAATTGGTGTCATCACGGAAGATTGCTATTACAACGACCAGACTCATCTGAGCATGGAAGAACGTGTAAAAACCAATTATGACCACCCAAGTGCACTCGATCACGATCTACTATGTGATCACCTAGAGACACTAATTAAAGGTGAAGCGGTTGAAGTACCTGAGTACAGCTACTCAGAACATACTCGTACAGATAACACCACAACAATGACACCAAAGAAAGTGATCATTCTTGAAGGTATTTTGTTGCTAACCGATCCTCGTCTGCGCAAGCTTTGTCATGCGACAGTGTTTATGGATACACCACTTGATATCTGCTTATTGCGCCGCGTTAAACGTGACGTAGAAGAGCGTGGTCGTACCATGGAGTCGGTACTAAAACAGTATCAAGAGACTGTTCGTCCAATGTTTATGCAGTTTATCGAACCATCTAAGCAATATGCGGATATTATCGTTCCTCGTGGCGGTAAAAACCGTATCGCGATTGATGTTCTTAAAGCGCATATTGCTAAATTGCTGAAATCTGGACAGTAG
- the apbC gene encoding iron-sulfur cluster carrier protein ApbC has product MRQFNSKQDFCDWLSQYEHHSVIQNWASTPGIVSVDAEGFFDIKLPYAANQLVSDIDEWIQAQQQSQAVAKFNYRIGVQVKTLVNHVGSSVKGVKNIIAVTSAKGGVGKSTTSVNLALAMARSGAKVGLLDADIYGPSVPMMIGQLDAQPNVRDNKWMQPIEAHGIFTHSIGYLVSKDEATIWRGPMASKALAQLLNETDWPELDYLVIDMPPGTGDIQLSLAQQIPVTGAVIVTTPQDLALADARKGAAMFDKVGIPLIGLVENMSYHICSNCGHQEHIFGTGGAEKMSAEYNLDLLGQIPLDIHVREDIDSGCPTVASRPDSEHTKQYLELAEAVCARLYWRGDVQPDAINITML; this is encoded by the coding sequence ATGCGTCAGTTCAATTCCAAACAAGATTTTTGCGATTGGTTAAGCCAATACGAGCATCACTCTGTGATTCAAAACTGGGCATCGACACCGGGTATTGTGAGTGTTGATGCTGAAGGCTTTTTTGATATTAAGTTGCCTTATGCGGCCAATCAGTTGGTGTCTGATATTGATGAGTGGATTCAAGCTCAACAGCAGAGCCAAGCGGTAGCCAAATTTAACTACCGAATTGGCGTACAGGTGAAAACTTTAGTTAATCATGTCGGCAGTTCGGTTAAGGGCGTGAAAAACATTATTGCGGTCACGTCTGCCAAAGGTGGTGTTGGAAAATCAACCACATCGGTCAACCTTGCGCTGGCGATGGCGCGTAGTGGTGCTAAAGTTGGCTTGCTCGATGCTGATATTTACGGCCCATCGGTTCCGATGATGATAGGTCAACTTGATGCCCAACCTAATGTGCGTGATAACAAGTGGATGCAGCCGATTGAAGCCCATGGCATTTTTACACACTCAATTGGCTATCTTGTGTCGAAAGATGAAGCAACCATATGGCGTGGTCCGATGGCCTCAAAAGCGCTCGCGCAGCTTCTTAATGAAACCGATTGGCCGGAACTGGACTATTTAGTGATAGATATGCCGCCAGGTACAGGGGATATCCAACTGAGCCTAGCGCAGCAAATTCCAGTCACTGGCGCTGTGATTGTCACTACCCCACAAGATTTGGCGTTAGCCGATGCCCGTAAAGGTGCGGCCATGTTTGATAAGGTGGGTATTCCTTTGATTGGGTTGGTGGAAAACATGAGTTACCACATTTGTAGCAACTGTGGACACCAAGAGCATATCTTTGGCACTGGTGGTGCTGAGAAAATGTCTGCAGAGTATAACCTCGATTTATTGGGACAAATTCCGCTCGATATTCATGTACGTGAAGATATAGATTCAGGTTGTCCAACGGTAGCATCGAGACCGGACTCTGAGCACACTAAGCAGTACTTAGAGTTGGCAGAAGCCGTATGTGCCCGACTCTACTGGCGCGGCGATGTCCAGCCCGACGCCATTAACATCACCATGTTATAA
- the metG gene encoding methionine--tRNA ligase, with the protein MANDPRNFPARKLLVTCALPYANGSIHLGHMLEHIQADIWVRYQRLRGNTVNFICADDAHGTPIMLKAQQMGISPEEMIAAVSEEHQKDFAGFDISFDNYHSTHSDENRELASHIYLQLKKNGFISSRTISQLFDPEKEMFLPDRFVKGTCPKCKSEDQYGDNCDSCGETYSPTELINPKSAVSGATPIMKDSEHFFFDLPQFESMLKEWTRSGSLQTETANKMQEWFESGLQQWDISRDAPYFGFEIPGEENKFFYVWLDAPVGYMASFKNLCDKTEGLDFDEYWKKDSTAELYHFIGKDIVYFHSLFWPAMLDGSGFRKPNNVFVHGYVTVNGAKMSKSKGTFVKASTYLNHLDPECLRYYYAAKLNSRIDDLDLNLEDFSQRVNADVVNKIVNLASRNAGFITKRFEGKLAENFAEPELYSEFVAAADRIAELYETREFGRAIREITALADKANQYVDEKAPWVVAKEEGKDQELQEICSVGINLFRVLMTYLKPVMPALAARTEAFLNQELSWEGIAAPLTAHNITAFKALFNRIDPKNIEAMIEASKEDAAIEMAAKEKAEAEKNQASQTELDKDPIADEIEFDDFAKVDLRIAKIVSCEAVPKADKLLKFQLDIGGEMRQVFSGIKAAYNPEDLVGKLTVVVANLKPRKMKFGMSEGMILAAGPGGADLWILEPHEGAQPGMRVM; encoded by the coding sequence ATGGCAAACGATCCAAGAAACTTTCCTGCAAGGAAATTGCTGGTAACTTGTGCCCTTCCGTACGCTAACGGTTCGATCCACCTTGGTCATATGCTTGAGCATATCCAAGCTGACATTTGGGTTCGTTACCAACGCCTACGCGGCAACACTGTAAACTTCATCTGTGCTGACGATGCTCACGGCACACCGATCATGCTTAAAGCTCAACAGATGGGTATTTCACCAGAAGAGATGATCGCAGCAGTCAGTGAAGAACACCAAAAAGATTTTGCTGGCTTCGACATCAGCTTTGACAACTATCACAGCACGCACTCTGATGAGAACCGCGAGCTAGCGTCTCATATCTACCTTCAGCTGAAGAAAAACGGCTTTATCTCTAGCCGCACTATCTCTCAACTGTTTGACCCAGAAAAAGAGATGTTCCTACCTGACCGTTTTGTAAAAGGCACTTGCCCTAAGTGTAAGTCAGAAGATCAATACGGCGACAACTGTGATAGCTGTGGTGAAACATACAGCCCGACTGAACTGATCAACCCTAAATCAGCAGTTTCTGGTGCGACACCAATCATGAAAGACTCTGAGCACTTCTTCTTCGACCTGCCTCAGTTTGAAAGCATGCTAAAAGAGTGGACTCGCTCTGGCTCACTACAGACTGAAACTGCGAACAAGATGCAAGAGTGGTTTGAATCTGGTCTGCAACAGTGGGATATCTCGCGTGATGCGCCATACTTTGGCTTCGAGATCCCTGGTGAAGAGAACAAGTTCTTCTACGTATGGCTAGATGCACCTGTGGGTTACATGGCGTCATTTAAAAACCTATGTGACAAAACAGAAGGCCTAGACTTCGATGAATACTGGAAGAAGGACAGCACGGCTGAACTTTACCACTTCATCGGTAAAGACATCGTTTACTTCCACAGCCTATTCTGGCCTGCAATGCTTGATGGCTCAGGTTTCCGTAAACCAAATAATGTCTTCGTGCACGGTTACGTCACGGTCAACGGTGCGAAAATGTCTAAGTCGAAAGGTACGTTTGTTAAAGCAAGCACTTACCTAAATCACCTAGACCCAGAATGTCTGCGTTACTACTACGCAGCAAAACTAAATAGCCGTATTGATGATCTAGACCTTAACCTTGAAGACTTCTCTCAACGTGTAAACGCTGACGTAGTAAACAAGATTGTTAACCTAGCATCACGTAATGCAGGCTTCATCACTAAACGTTTTGAAGGCAAACTGGCTGAGAACTTTGCAGAACCAGAACTTTATAGTGAGTTTGTCGCTGCGGCTGACCGCATTGCTGAACTTTACGAAACTCGCGAATTTGGTCGCGCGATTCGTGAAATCACCGCTTTAGCAGACAAAGCAAACCAATACGTTGATGAAAAAGCACCTTGGGTTGTGGCGAAAGAAGAAGGTAAAGATCAAGAACTGCAAGAAATCTGTTCTGTTGGCATCAACCTATTCCGCGTTCTCATGACCTACTTGAAGCCAGTGATGCCAGCGCTTGCCGCTCGCACTGAAGCATTCCTAAACCAAGAACTGAGTTGGGAAGGTATTGCAGCGCCGCTGACTGCTCACAACATCACTGCATTTAAGGCGCTATTTAACCGTATCGATCCGAAAAACATCGAAGCGATGATCGAAGCATCAAAAGAAGATGCGGCGATCGAAATGGCAGCGAAAGAGAAAGCAGAAGCTGAGAAGAACCAAGCAAGCCAAACAGAGCTAGACAAAGATCCTATCGCGGATGAAATCGAGTTTGACGATTTCGCTAAAGTAGATTTGCGAATTGCTAAGATTGTTTCTTGTGAAGCAGTGCCAAAAGCAGACAAGCTGCTGAAGTTCCAGTTGGATATCGGTGGTGAGATGCGTCAAGTGTTCTCGGGCATCAAAGCGGCTTACAACCCTGAAGACCTAGTGGGTAAACTGACGGTTGTCGTGGCTAACTTGAAACCACGTAAAATGAAGTTCGGTATGTCTGAAGGTATGATCTTAGCTGCTGGCCCTGGCGGCGCTGACTTGTGGATTCTTGAACCACATGAAGGCGCTCAACCGGGTATGCGCGTAATGTAA
- a CDS encoding YehS family protein, with protein MTNNEILRRIQHALNLKNAQIIKAFEQADITVAAEQVNNWLKAESEKSFAKMKDKDLAVFLNGFINLKRGKKEGEQPKPEQHLTNNMIFMKLRIALNMKNEDVLDALELMGISLSKYEIGAYFRKPNNKNYKVCGDELLCDFLNGVQFTQRPDSSEYAG; from the coding sequence TTGACTAATAACGAAATATTGCGTCGCATCCAGCACGCTTTAAACCTGAAAAACGCACAAATCATTAAGGCTTTTGAGCAAGCAGATATCACTGTCGCAGCAGAGCAGGTGAACAACTGGCTAAAAGCAGAGAGTGAAAAGTCATTTGCCAAGATGAAGGATAAAGATCTCGCGGTATTTTTGAATGGCTTCATTAATCTCAAGCGTGGCAAAAAAGAGGGTGAACAACCTAAACCTGAGCAGCACCTCACCAACAACATGATCTTTATGAAACTGCGTATCGCGTTAAATATGAAGAATGAAGATGTCTTAGATGCTCTTGAACTGATGGGGATCAGTCTCAGCAAATACGAGATTGGCGCATACTTCCGCAAGCCAAACAATAAGAACTACAAAGTGTGTGGTGATGAGTTGCTGTGTGACTTTTTAAACGGAGTACAGTTTACACAACGTCCAGACTCTAGCGAGTACGCTGGCTAA
- the udp gene encoding uridine phosphorylase, giving the protein MSQAVFHLGVNETDLAGATLAIIPGDPARVQKIAEQMENPVFLASHREYTLYRAELDGKPVVVCSTGIGGPSTSIAVEELAQLGVRTFLRVGTTGAIQPHVNVGDMIVTTGSVRLDGASLHFAPMEFPAVADFDVATAMKAAVEESGAPVHMGVTASSDTFYPGQERYDTFTGRVVKRFQGSMQEWQDMGVLNFEMESATLLTMCASSGLKAGCVAGVIINRTQKEIPDHATLKETEARSIKVVVEAARKML; this is encoded by the coding sequence ATGTCTCAAGCTGTATTCCATTTAGGTGTTAACGAAACCGATCTTGCTGGTGCCACTCTGGCGATCATTCCTGGCGATCCTGCTCGTGTACAAAAAATTGCTGAGCAAATGGAAAATCCGGTTTTTCTTGCGAGTCACCGCGAATACACACTTTACCGTGCTGAGTTGGATGGTAAACCTGTCGTTGTATGTTCAACGGGCATTGGTGGTCCATCGACTTCTATCGCAGTTGAAGAGTTAGCTCAATTGGGCGTTCGTACCTTCCTACGTGTTGGTACAACTGGTGCAATCCAACCTCATGTAAATGTGGGTGATATGATTGTAACGACTGGCTCTGTTCGTCTTGATGGCGCGAGCCTGCATTTTGCACCAATGGAGTTCCCTGCGGTGGCTGATTTTGATGTTGCAACGGCAATGAAAGCGGCGGTAGAAGAGTCAGGCGCCCCAGTTCATATGGGTGTGACAGCATCAAGTGATACTTTCTACCCTGGTCAAGAACGTTACGACACATTCACTGGGCGTGTGGTTAAGCGTTTCCAAGGCTCGATGCAAGAGTGGCAAGATATGGGCGTACTGAACTTTGAGATGGAGTCCGCCACCTTGTTGACCATGTGTGCAAGCTCTGGCCTAAAAGCAGGTTGTGTGGCTGGGGTTATTATTAACCGCACGCAAAAAGAGATCCCGGATCATGCGACGCTAAAAGAGACGGAAGCGCGTTCAATCAAAGTGGTTGTTGAAGCTGCGCGTAAAATGCTTTAA